The nucleotide window TTCTACATCCCAATATGCTAGCCAGACTCTGCATATGTGATACTACTTTGATAGGAAATATACTGTTCTTCCTCCAATTTACACACAGAGAAGAAGTAGCCTCAAAGATCACCAAAATCATTCTCATAAAGATAAGTTGTTTTGCATTAGCTTCATAGAAAATAACAGTAGCATCTGCATAAAGCAGATGGAATATATTCATCTCCTGTCCTTAATTATTGCCTAACTTGAACCCTTTTAGCCACTTGAAACCCTCCATGGTTAACATTGAGAGGAAAGGTGAAAGAGGATTTCCCTGTATGAGACCTTACTAAGTCAAGAAAAGGACTTAGTTTTCATTCTCATAAAGCTAAGTTGTTCTGCCTTAGCTTCATAGAAATAACAGTACAATCTGAATAAAGCAGATGGCATGTGCATCTCCTGTCCTCAATTGTTGCCTAACTTGAACCCTTTCAGACACTAGCCACTCTCATCATATTGTTGAAACCCTCCATGGTTAGCATGGAGAGGAAAGGTGAAAGAGGATCTCCCTGTATGAGACCTTACTAAGTCAAGAAAAGGCTTCCTTACTTTCAATTCACAGTAGTCTTAATGACTAGTACTTTGAACCCTTAAGAAAGTAGGTGGGGTGGGGGGTTCGGCACTTGCTTCCTTCGTCTTAAGTAAAGTgcaatttatttacttttttgatTCAGAACTCTTAGTCAAGCTGGAgagatagattttttttattcaggTTCCATAGGAAAGAGAGGAGCCACCACCCAATGGTACTTTATGAAAGTATGGTCACCGGGGCAagtaatttatttacttttttgatTCAGAACTCTTAGTCAAACTGGAgagatagattttttttattcaggTTCCATAGGAAAGAGAGGAGCGACCACCCAATGGTACTTTACGAAAGTATGGTCACCGGGGCAAATACCTTCTCGAGACTATCAAAACAGATTCGTATCACATAGGGGCCATTTGGGGGAAGGGCTCTTTACCAAGGATTCTCCATTCTCATGGCTCAAGAACCTAACAATCTGGATGCAAAATACAATCTTCTTCAACCACCTCTCACCAAAACTCATTTGATTAAGAATATTGCAAAGGACTCCTAGTTGACATGGTCATAAGCCTTCTCAACATCTACTTTATGCCTAGTACCTCGAACTTCACCTTTGAGACTAGAATCCAAAATTTCATTGGCTATTAGTGCAGTATACATGATTTGTCTCCCTTTAATGAAGGATAATAGATGCTTGTTTAGCAACTTGCTTCCTTCATCATAAGTAAGGTGCAATTTACTTTTTTGATTCAGAACTCTTAGTCGAGCTGGTGAGACTGATTTTTTGTTTGTGGTTCCATTGGAAGGAGAGGAATTGCCCACTGGTATGTTTACGGAAAATAAGGTTGTTGGTGGCTAATACCTTCTTGACACTATTAAAACGGATTTGTGTCACGTAGGGCTTTTTGGGGGAAGCGTTCTTTACTAAGGATTCTCCATTCTCATGGCTCGAGAACCTAACAGTCTTGATGCAAAATACAATCTACTTCAACCACCTCTCAATAAAACCCATTTGTTTAAGAATATTGAAAAGGAACTCCTAGTTGAAGTGGTCATAAGCCTTCTCAACATCTACTTAATGCTTAGTACCTGGATCTTCACCTTTGAGCCTAGAGTCCAAAATGTCATTGGCTATTAAGTGCAGTATCCATGATTTGTCTCCGTTCAATGAAGAATAATAGATGCTTGTTTAGCAACTCGCTCACCTCCCTCTTCAGCCTCTCTTCTAGGAGCTTAGcaatgattttataatttatagatCTGAAATCTCTTGAGTTCAGAGACCCTGTTTTCTTGGGAATAAAAGCAATATATGAAACTCTTCTCAAACAATTGACGAGAATGGAAGCCACATATGAAGCtctatttaagaaaataattggaGAACTAAATATCAATATCCAGATATctctaaaatttgaagagtttgaATTAAGATTGGTGTCATGAATTATATTGGCATAGATATTCTGATCAAGCACTTGATATCCTTCCTGATCATCTGTTGCTAGTCTCCAAAGCCACTTTAATAGAGGGCTCTTCTTGTGGGCTTTCAAATTCTTAATTGTCAAACCTCCTTGTTTTTTGTTTGGTTATAATAGCATCCCACTTAACCAAATGAAATTTCTTTTCCCTTTCTCCATTACCTTGCCATAGAAAATTTCTTCTCATAGGATCTAGctttttaatgattttcctAGGCATAGGAAAGAGGGACATCATATAGGTTGGCATGGCCTCAAGAACACTATTGATCAATGTGACTCTACAACCCAAGGATAAGTATTCACTTCTCCAATACCAACTTATTTTAACATATTTCAACCACAGAGTTCCAAATGCTCAAGGATTAACTCTTAGCTCCCAAAGGCATGCCAAGATAGGTCCTAAATGTTTGACAATGAAGTGTATATCCCAGTTCGGCAATTCATAACCTCCTCTTGCAAACATTTAGAatgatttcttttaataaaatgttgttatttttgtataatgcCCCAAAATTATACCCATTTTCCGAGGTTGAAAAGTTTTGCTCATCGAACACATTTAACTTGTATTCAAATAACCTTTATAAGTTTGATAACAACAATTATCCAATCATTTAGCAACATTCAATTCCAAATATTTGCGCAGTATGTTATAGTAATACTTcgagaaaaacaaaaagtaaagtTGACCTCTTCCTCCATTCTATATAAAAGCCATACATGTAATTATCGTCATCGAGTTAATtatgtcaaatcaaactaaaatattcaatgaCGATTCAGGAAATGAAGATTATTATTAGCATTATGTACCCGTTATTAAATAGCCCCAAAACCAaaccatataattttttgatgaaaaaggtaaagaggataaaaatcaaaacatatatCTGATAACAGGTAAAGCCCGAAGGCTGTTCCCGTCCCTGCCGGGGGAGATGCCAACCATCTCTCCTTTCTAcgaacacaaaaaaaaaaaaataaataaaaaataaaaaaaaatcaaaacatatatCTTTAGCTATGAACTCATTATGCATATGAGcaaacatttttcttcttcacttcatctttattttcctttagtCAAGCATAACTAGGTCAGTGATTCCTCCAGTCAACTCACCCCATGTCAGCATCCCAATTATATCATGCTTTTAATAAGATTCCACATCCATTATGTTCAAtacactttttaaattttttcagcCAAATGAGTTGAAGGAAATACCATGGAGTGTTCAAATACTTCtaaaacagatcatattcaatgTCCACATCACTTGCTCAAACAATCCAAAGGAACTAAAACATGacaaattcaattatatataaaaggatAACAGAAAAAGAGGAAGGAAAGTGCTAAAGTGGAGCTGCGTACCCTGCAAAAATACGTTTCGTCTTTACCATCTTCAAACAAGGAGGAATAATATGCAGGATCGTATACAGAACCACCTAGAGCATCATCAGAATTGGATGGCTGTCTAGTTAGAGGAGTTGCAGGATTGAGAAAACTGTTTCTCATATCACTATCTGCCTCTCGGGGAACTGAACAGTCTATATAAGAAACACCGAGCTTATACATTTGAATCCACAATAGTGAAGATGATAATCTCACACAAAATCCAATAATTTGCATGGAGAGAGTGAGTTTCACCGAGAAGATAACAAAGGTTCCATAATTCCCAGAAGAAATATTCCTGCATGAATAAATGAAGTTCAGGAAGAAagattttactttttctaaCATTTCAAGAGCTGTGGTAAATTTACTGTACAAGGATGTTtgagaacacaatgcatgagtGAAGGCTGGCTCTACCTGCAATCTTAGACAGTGATGTAGCAGCCGGTGATGCTACTAAGTCAAACTAAAAATATACATGAAGTGACCAATAGAACAGCTTACAGTAAACAAATAAGTTGAGCTAAACCAAATTTTTAGGATTGAGAATTACTTGTGGTCAAAGGAGTAAAAAGAACTAAAGCTAAAAGTTAATTAGTTCATTGATAATTAGCTCGCACACCAATTTATTAGCCTATTACTTGAAAAGTAATAATGTGGGGAAACAAGAGCTCATACTACTTCAATAGCATTTGATAGTGttatataataaataagaaagaaatgaatttGGAGATCACATTGGTCCTTAAAACGTAAAAGAGGAGGCCTCACCAGAAACCTCCTTTACAAAGTATAGTAGACCGTCTAGATTTAAAAAAAGCTCGTGTAATACCCGCAACTTCTAAGCAAAGATTCAAACCATCGTCCATATGCGTATAGACTCGAACCCTATGATTTCTAAGTTGTACATATATATTAAGGTCCTTTACTAAGTGTAGTAAGTGTATCGGATGTGGTTTAGGGTCGTAAGGTACCTCAAACACCAAGCCAAGTTCAAAGCATTTCTATTAGCTAAATTAGAGCATGAATTTAGAtaagggtcaacttcaaacaaccatatctctAAGGTTATGAAGAGTTAGGTGATCCATgatctatcaaattaaaggattgtgagtcttctttccaacgccccCCACCATTCATCAATCGAAGTtcgaagtaaaaagttatgcatGATTTACCAGAGACTCTCCAACCTAGCTAATGGATCGAGCCCACCTTCGCGACCAAGTCCGTGTCACGAATGGGAAGTGGACTTCACTATCCACTTGAACAAAATTTCATCTTCCAGCTCCATGAAACAGAGCCAACTCAGAGCTGGGCCAAAATTCATcgatttttgtttttctttattaggGTGTTTTCATCTTAAAACCTTTGGGGAATTATCTAAATAGCCTTAAACGTGTagacttttagttttttttcattattaaacCCTCTTATTCACTCTTAAATCTCTACGCTCAACAACTTCAAGAAACACCAAGGCTAGGGTCCATCTTCCAAGATTCTCCATCAAGCTTTGTCACTAAGGTATTAGGACTACAATGAGGAATTTGTTTCATCCTCATGTCCAAAACTCATAAGCTTTTATGAACTTGATTCCATAATTAGGGTTATCAAGCCCACATTCAAATTCATTATATTTATGACCTAAATTACATGTAGGACTTCAATGAGGAATTTTTTTCATCCTCATGTCCAAAACTCCTATGTTTTTATGAACTTGATTCCATATAGTTAGGGTTGTCAAATCCACATTCAAATTCATCATATTCATGACCAGAATTGCGTGATTTCTTGAACTTTTTATTCATGATAATGGATTATTGACAAATGCACTTCTTTTATATACTTAAAAAGGTTTTCCATTGTCATCCTTGTTAGTTCTTGGCATGTTATTGTTTATGATTCATGAACCTTGTATTTCAAAACATGATTTTAGAGTCTTTATATTATTATGAAAGCTATTTTGAGAAATTAcaagatatgcatgttctagAAATTTTCTCATGATTTAGGTTGTGAACATGATTTGAAATATATGTTTTAGAAGATATTTCAGTATATGATTTTAGAAAACAAGATTTGAGCATAGTGTCACAGCGAGATATGTTTTAGAAAGAGATTTTGAGCAAGACTCATGATAAGCTTCTAGATAAGCTTAACAGATATTTTTATGAGTTATATGgatagtatattttgggagtagtatttagCACCAAGCGAATGAGGGTTCTAGATAGCCCAAGTTCTAGAACTATGTGCCACCACAGAACTATGTTTGACCACTTTGTCAATCGACTATTTGGCCCTGAGAAGCTCAAGTTAGTAGATCCCTCTTTGGGTTTTGCCTTTATGTAACTGATGTTACCTCTGCAAGAAACAGGAAGAGAATGGAATCCACTCATTCTTTCACTACTGAGTTGCCAGACAGCTTTGGGATTTGTTCCTTAATTTCTTTGGTTTAAAATGGGTCATGCCAAGCTCAATGAAGGATTTACTACTACATTTGGGTATTGAAGGAAGAAACAACCAGATAAAAGATATCTGGAGAAATATCCGGCTGGTGTGTTTTGGGTACTGTGGAGAGACAAGAAGTCTAGGTGCTTTGAGGGCAAAGCAAACACTGTACATGAAATGAAATATAGGTGTCTGTGAATGCCAACTTTTTGGTGTAAACTCCAGGATGTTTACGAAATACAGAAAATGATTAGATTTCATTAACTCCTTCAGGAATAGGATCTTTTGTATAGAGGTTTCCCCTTCATTATTAGTTTTGCATAGGGGACTGCCCAACCTTGTACATTCCAATCACCTTCCTGGTgtctaatttttaatatatctaTAAAATTTCTAGATTACTGGCATAAAAAGGAATACCAAGCCACGGGATTCAACGTTTGTGCTTTGTAATCCTTTTGTATTCACAAACACTCTTTTTGAAATTGGAACTGACTTTTTTAAATTGAGCACAAAAGCACTCTTTATGATAAAATTCTTATCTAGGATCAGAAGATATCGCCTTTTTGAATAGTGAATAACCATTCTAAGCTACAGTTCATTCGATCAAGAGAGAAATTTACTGAAATAATGTTCCACCTTGAATGGTGTAAGGCAATTATAATCTTCAATATAAATCCTCAGGGAGCTAGACAAATCTCGGAACTCTATAActcttttccatttcttttcacTAGTCGACACCCACTATCAGTTCCTTGTCCGTTAAATCATTCTTTGGAGCTTGAATTGAATAGTCTTTAAACCAAAGCTCtgtttcatattctttttttcaGACAAAAATTTCAGGTCAGTCCAAATTAAAATTGTCCACCATTAATTTCGGTACCAAAGCACAAGTTCAACCCTGGTGTGAGAAATGAAAGAACAAGTAACAGTTGGAGCATCTCTGTAGAGCCTTACATCTCTGTCCATCGTTAATTTCGGTATCAATTATTTCTCTCTTACATAGCTCCAATCTTTCACTTAAACACCAATGCATTTACTTGTGGGAACTCTTAAAAACTTCACCATTCCTCCACATTAGTTAGTATCATACTTTTTCATTGTAGATCCtcatgaattttaaatttcatgttGGCATATGCATGAACTGAAGCTTTGTAATGAATCTACAACTATAACTAAGAACATAAAAATGTACGGTCTTTTTTGTTACTCAAACATGGTGGTTTCAATGCCAaataaattcctaaaaaatCTATGTTTAAAGGGAACTATAAATTAAAGCTAGAGATAACAATTTACATATCAATTTGACCTGAACCATATGCCACTCACTCCATTTCTAATGCACATTCTTGTCCAATATCTTATTCAACGACCAACTGTCCACACAAATAGTCAACTCTAACAATTTGCATCTTCAGAAAATACTTAATTCGTAAAGCAAAATAAAGTTTGGATAGATGACATTATTTTGATGAGATAGGAAATACATATATCAACTAGGAGGTACTACATAATTTATTGAAATAAAACTTATTAAAGAATGGATTCTCAAAAGTCGAATTAGATGTtgttcttttcaaaaaaaaaaaaatctcaaaataatGGATCATATGATTATCAAGACACTATGGACCCCTAAAACATTCCTTGCATTCTTAAAGGTTTCACTTCTCTGGTCTTCAAAAATGTTTATATCAAACTTCTAGAGATATTTAACAAGCAGAAGCAGATGGTCACATAATTGTTAGTGAATTATGTTTAACCACAAAAGAAATTCAAGTGAAATTCCATACAATTCTGCATTCAGTTCAAGATTCattattctatttgattttcCCAGTGAAACTTTCCCATTGATCTCTAGATTACCATTCTGAAAAATTGAGTAAATGAGAAGagtatgaaatgaaacttaCCAGATTTCGGATGCAAAAAGGATGAACCAAGAAATGTCCACTAAGATTGCACAGAAGAGAAGTACGGCGTATGTTCTACCAAGACTCTGACTGCTACTCTCAATAGCCACCAATGCGAATAACCCAATACCCAAATTGATTAAGGAAACGCCGTTGTATAATGCCCCAAGAGATCCAATCAGTGCACAACCAATCTTGAGGAATCAAAATAGAAAGATGGCATAAAATTAATCACCAATTTATTTACCCAAAATCAACAAGTCAGAAAATACCTGAACATAGATGAGAATAACTGCAAAGGATTGAATCCTGTCATAATCACGTAGCCACGTTTGTATGTGAGTCGTAAATGCAGAACAAAGCATCATATACAAGAAGAAATTCCACTGGACACTTATAACTGAGAAGAAAAACCAGTAGGAGAAGATGGGGAAAGGATGATCGTCGCCCGCGAGGGGTTCTACATTGAAAGGCCCGAAAAACCGTTCGATTTCGCTTCTCAACAACGGAACAAAGCGACGACGACACTTCCTCTTTTTGAACAATCTTGCCTTTGCTACTGCATTTAAGGCAGCCCTGGGCAAGGAAAGCCGATTTCTGGGATGTGTTCCTTTCCTTTCCTTCTTCAATAAATTCTCTAGTTTTGCGCTATTGATTTAATGATACGATGTACTCACTTGGCAAtagcatttctttttttcttctttttgagtAGAACCCCAAAATAGccaaataaataagaaaattatcaaTAAAGTGCAGTATGGTTATGAGATTAGTCCgaaactccttttttttttttttttataattagtcCAAAACTAAAGAGATCGTTTGGTAGCTAAATAGGATCCAAGTTATTCATGTAGAAAATTAATACGGTGTTTGACTGACAATTTAGAAACTCACTATTTATTGATTTGTGCAAGATAGAAGGAGGAGTAATTGATACATGAATAActaatatctgcataaaataatacatagacTTACTCATAACTAATAcctatattattaatatcatcaTAACTCTAACCTGCTATCAAACGACCCCGAATAACTTtggttattcatgtattaattttagaGGAAAGACATAGAGTGACACCTGAAGTTGTCCCGAATTGTTAAAAGGACACATTAACTATGCAGGCATCCTATTACTATAAAAGTATTAAATATCGTTGTAAAGAGACCATTTTCTCCCTATGTTTACATTCACGCAGATGATGCGCGTggatgtgaattttttttttcaaaaatgaatgaaaaggcTCCACGTGTCATTTCATTCTCTATTATTTAAttacttcttttttaaataCTTCATCTTCCCCAATTCTTTCAAAAAGATCCATGGTTGAAggtttaaacaaaaaaaaatcatcttctcTCTTGAATGAAATCAACCCAAAAAGATACGAACTTTCTATCTTCTTGTTAATTTCCAGTCGTCAAGATTTAATATCtttaaaaattgagaaatcaagTTATCTTTTGTGATtagattttgaggaaaaataCTCTTATAATGTCAAATACAAATCTTGAATCATATTTGTAATGACGAGAATGATTTGACGTTGTATGTGATGCGATGCGAACATGAAAACTTACTTTTAGTGCAAATTTAGTggtcaaagaaaagaaaaaaatgtcttttctCATTTCTAAaagcttctatttttttttagagtttcgTTCCATGAGATGGGTGAGTCTGGAGCATTATTTCATTATGAAAAAATGCCACAAATTAAATCCTAGCAAAATCCCAACCCCCAAAACTTAAAGAAGCTCAACTCTTCATAACAATAGCGGAAAAAATGGACGATTCCAAAAAGCAAAAGCTTGATTTAGCATCCGGAGGCAAATCGCCTCCCAAGAAATTGAAATCATCAATTGAAAAAGGTTATGAAGAAACCCATAAATTGAAAGCAGCGAAAACGTCCTTTACTGGCAAAGATGTGccaatattttagttttgggtctgcattttattaatatttaaattaattcattaaaAGAGGGTGTGCATCACTCTCCTATTAGAATTCTTGGGTTGGTgagaaaatgggtcaaaaagGTCTCTTTACAACgatatttattacttttgtgAGGTAATAGGACATCCGCATAATTAAGGCGTCGTTTTGAAAATTTGggacaacttcagtggtgacttTACGTCTTTTCTCTTAAATTTATACCATGTTTGGATTTCAAATAGGATTAAAGTTagagaaaaaacataaagtCGCCACTAAAGTTGTCCCAAATTTTTCAAAAGACACTTTATCTTTGTgggcgtcctattacccccacAAAAGTATTATATACCTTTGTAAATAgaccattttgacccattttctcatcaatgaagtcacacatttttaattaaaattaaatattaataaagttAGGACAATCCGACCTGAATCTTAAGAAAAACACTAaagatttctttctttttcatttttcagattctctcttcttttccaTTTGGAATCTGCtagacattaa belongs to Solanum stenotomum isolate F172 chromosome 1, ASM1918654v1, whole genome shotgun sequence and includes:
- the LOC125852133 gene encoding uncharacterized protein LOC125852133 isoform X2 yields the protein MMLCSAFTTHIQTWLRDYDRIQSFAVILIYVQIGCALIGSLGALYNGVSLINLGIGLFALVAIESSSQSLGRTYAVLLFCAILVDISWFILFASEIWNISSGNYGTFVIFSVKLTLSMQIIGFCVRLSSSLLWIQMYKLGVSYIDCSVPREADSDMRNSFLNPATPLTRQPSNSDDALGGSVYDPAYYSSLFEDGKDETYFCRDDGAASSPQHV
- the LOC125852133 gene encoding uncharacterized protein LOC125852133 isoform X1, translating into MMLCSAFTTHIQTWLRDYDRIQSFAVILIYVQIGCALIGSLGALYNGVSLINLGIGLFALVAIESSSQSLGRTYAVLLFCAILVDISWFILFASEIWNISSGNYGTFVIFSVKLTLSMQIIGFCVRLSSSLLWIQMYKLGVSYIDCSVPREADSDMRNSFLNPATPLTRQPSNSDDALGGSVYDPAYYSSLFEDGKDETYFCRGSQNNGFVIGSPSMAKTIQFKPSMSRSIHITDMSCP